Proteins from a single region of Antechinus flavipes isolate AdamAnt ecotype Samford, QLD, Australia chromosome 2, AdamAnt_v2, whole genome shotgun sequence:
- the LOC127546787 gene encoding olfactory receptor 1361-like, protein MATHNYTSVTEFVFLGLTNRLDMQPVIFAVIFIMYLITVVGNSLIITVTWMDPKLKTPMYFLLSQLSTIDICFTTITVPQLLIHTFSRNKTISFTQCMTQVFFFVATGNMEGYLLAAMAYDRYVAICNPLRYGAIMTQKLCICVVLVSWFLMFLNSLLHTILVSRLHFCNNHILHFFCDVPPLMQLSCSRPIINELMLLTEGATVTLSPFVFILASYVCIVVTVLGLRSTASLRKAVSTCGSHIVVVTLFYGTVIRLYFQPISNYTLDRDRQVAVFYTVVTPMLNPIIYSLRNKEVKGALRRTLSKIFQ, encoded by the coding sequence ATGGCAACCCACAATTACACTTCAGTGactgaatttgttttcttggGTTTGACTAACCGACTGGATATGCAACCAGTCATCTTTGCAGTCATCTTTATCATGTATCTAATTACGGTAGTGGGTAATTCCTTGATCATTACTGTAACCTGGATGGACCCTAAGCTCAAAACTCCTATGTACTTCCTGTTGAGTCAGCTCTCCACTATTGACATCTGTTTCACCACTATCACTGTCCCCCAACTGCTGATTCACACCTTCTCCAGGAACAAGACTATCTCTTTTACTCAGTGTATGACTCAGGTCTTTTTCTTTGTAGCTACAGGTAACATGGAAGGTTACCTATTGGCAGCTATGGCCTATGACCGTTACGTGGCTATTTGTAATCCTTTGCGTTATGGGGCCATCATGACCCAGAAATTATGTATTTGTGTAGTCCTGGTGTCTTGGTTTCTCATGTTTTTGAATTCTCTTTTACATACCATCCTTGTCTCAAGACTTCATTTTTGTAACAATCACATTTTACACTTTTTCTGTGATGTCCCTCCCCTGATGCAACTCTCCTGCTCCCGCCCTATCATTAATGAGCTGATGCTTCTAACAGAAGGGGCTACAGTAACTCTCTCTCCATTTGTCTTTATTCTGGCCTCTTATGTCTGCATTGTTGTTACTGTGCTTGGTCTACGTTCAACTGCAAGTTTACGCAAAGCTGTCTCCACGTGTGGCTCTCACATTGTGGTTGTGACATTATTCTATGGAACTGTTATTCGGCTCTACTTCCAACCAATCAGTAATTATACCCTGGACCGGGATCGACAGGTAGCAGTCTTCTATACAGTGGTTACTCCTATGCTGAACCCTATCATCTATAGCCTGAGGAATAAAGAGGTGAAAGGTGCTCTCCGGAGAACTCTGAGCAAAATCTTCCAGTAA